In Temnothorax longispinosus isolate EJ_2023e chromosome 10, Tlon_JGU_v1, whole genome shotgun sequence, a single window of DNA contains:
- the Nd-mlrq gene encoding cytochrome c oxidase subunit NDUFA4: MKMQGTSLGSIKKNPALLPLYFCIGLGGLGAFLYTLRLATRSPDVSWLNKKEAEPWNYYKDKQYKFYATKDEYSKSKSPAPEY, from the exons ATGAAGATGCAAGGGACGAGCTTGGGGAGCATAAAGAAGAATCCAGCC CTGCTCCCGCTGTACTTCTGCATAGGGCTAGGAGGCCTCGGCGCTTTCTTATACACGTTACGCCTGGCGACAAGGAGCCCGGACGTCTCCTGGCTCAACAAGAAGGAGGCCGAGCCGTGGAACTACTACAAGGACAAGCAGTATAAG ttCTACGCGACAAAAGACGAATACAGCAAATCCAAGAGCCCAGCGCCCGAATACTGA
- the Scu gene encoding 3-hydroxyacyl-CoA dehydrogenase type-2 has product MLKGTVALVTGGASGLGRGTVERFVKQGAKVIVGDLPTSKGKTVADELGEANAVFAPMCVTSESDVQAALDLTKQKFGKLDVLVNAAGIAIAFKTYNSNKKIPHKLEDFAKIIQVNTIGTFNAIRLSAGLMIENTPNQDGQRGVIINTASVAAFDGQMGQAAYSASKGAVVGMTLPIARDLSKDGIRVVTIAPGLFDTPLLRALPEKVRVFLAKSIPFPQRLGSPDEYAMLAQQIVENPLLNGETIRLDGALRMQA; this is encoded by the exons ATGTTGAAG ggTACTGTGGCTTTGGTGACAGGCGGTGCCTCCGGGCTAGGCCGTGGTACAGTAGAAAGATTCGTCAAGCAAGGTGCAAAGGTGATTGTTGGCGATTTACCTACTTCGAAAGGTAAAACTGTGGCCGACGAATTGGGAGAGGCCAATGCAGTATTCGCAcctatgtgt GTAACTTCGGAATCTGATGTCCAAGCTGCTCTCGATCttacgaaacaaaaatttggcAAGCTTGACGTTCTCGTCAACGCCGCCGGTATTGCCATAGCTTTCAAGACGtataacagtaataaaaaaattcctcACAAACTGGAGGATTTCGCTAAAATTATCCAAGTCAACACCATCGGCACCTTCAACGCTATTCGCCTCTCTGCCGGCTTGATGATTGAAAACACACCTAATCAAGATGGTCAAAGAGGTGTAATTATTAACACTGCAAGTGTCGCGGCTTTTGATGGTCAAATGGGACAGGCTGCTTATTCTGCTTCGAAAGGAGCAGTCGTAG gAATGACTTTACCTATTGCTCGCGATCTTTCCAAGGATGGAATTCGTGTTGTAACAATTGCTCCAGGACTTTTTGATACTCCGTTATTAAGGGCACTGCCAGAAAAAGTACGCGTCTTTTTGGCGAAGAGCATCCCATTTCCTCAGAGATTAGGGAGTCCCGATGAGTATGCCATGTTGGCACAGCAGATCGTTGAAAACCCGTTATTAAATGGGGAGACAATTAGATTGGATGGTGCTTTGCGAATGCAAGCTTAA
- the Ppcs gene encoding phosphopantothenate--cysteine ligase, whose protein sequence is MVSTWEDFYAKHPPPQDLAQNEQALKEFTRKHLEADKKVVLVTSGGTTVPLEHNTVRFVDNFSAGTRGSVSAEYFLEHGYAVIFMYRVKSLEPFSRHFIGQKFLDLLHISENNETSVITVLPEYTQKVATVLRKYREAFDQKKLLQLTFTSLSEYLWLLRSACQALAPLEDKAILYLAAAVSDFYIPSHEMSVHKISSSGPPTISLQLVPKILAPLVSLWVPKAFVVSFKLETDESLLISKARTALNKYHHNLVIANILQTRKQQVVIVSKETDYPLSLTNEQLDNGDEIEQLIVRDLVEKHIKFIRSKEVS, encoded by the exons ATGGTCTCAACGTGGGAAGATTTCTACGCGAAGCATCCACCCCCTCAGGACCTGGCGCAGAATGAACAGGCGCTGAAGGAATTCACCAGGAAGCATCTCGAGGCGGACAAGAAAGTGGTATTGGTGACG AGTGGAGGTACGACGGTACCCTTGGAACATAATACAGTGAGATTCGTGGACAATTTCAGCGCGGGTACCAGAGGCTCGGTTTCAGCGGAATACTTCTTAGAGCATGGATACgcagttatttttatgtacag AGTCAAATCTCTGGAACCATTCTCGAGACATTTTATAGGTCAGAAGTTTTTAGATTTGCTTCACATATCAGAGAATAATGAGACGTCCGTTATCACAG TATTACCAGAATATACGCAGAAGGTAGCAACAGTGCTACGAAAGTATAGGGAGGCATTCGATCAGAAAAAGTTGTTGCAACTAACTTTTACGAGTCTCTCCGAATATCTCTGGCTGCTTCGATCTGCTTGCCAAGCACTAGCACCTTTGGAGGACAAagctatattatatttagcaGCAGCGGTCTCGGACTTTTACATTCCTTCCCATGAGATGTCAGTCCATAAGATTTCCTCAAGTGGACCACCAACTATATCTCTTCAATTAGTACCAAAGATTTTAGCTCCCTTAGTGAGTTTGTGGGTCCCGAAAGCATTTGTGGTTTCGTTTAAATTAGAAACCGATGAAAGTTTGCTGATTTCTAAGGCAAGAACCGCCCTCAACAAGTATCATCATAat CTTGTAATAGCCAACATATTGCAAACTAGGAAGCAACAAGTGGTAATTGTGAGCAAGGAGACTGATTATCCTTTGTCTCTTACAAATGAACAATTAGATAATGGTGATGAAATTGAACAGTTAATCGTAAGGGATCTCGTTGAGAAGCATATAAAGTTTATACGGTCCAAAGAAGTTAGTTGA
- the LOC139821103 gene encoding protein nervous wreck isoform X1, protein MQPPPRKGNYAKFLKNVHTEQAAKLQAKNQHECDLLEDIRNFTIKKSAIEKSYSEALLKISSAYLNKKIPNIPDLKFDGAEEKWNMWNVWRTVLEENEKLARARLAAVEIFQQQIADDAKILRMHKLQISKKAIDQLLIVQKELQTCVQDVDKTKKLYFDEEHSAHDVRDKAKDIEEKLKKKKGSFFQSITSLQKNSAKVSSKRDALEEKSTGARNDYLLSLAAANAHQNRYFVVDLQSTMQYLEQGVYDKVAEYLTLMGRTELLTCLATQNSFGKIRDQAQQLTREYNIQCCCLYYPVLKQHIQYDFERCDNDPVDRVTADHSAATTLGKEARRWSTKIAREVSNIRENNRKLQMLYQLKESGQKTDPNDPNGPDLDTKIDELKHAVRRAETAKLKAEARLECLRLGGVNVDEFLQEAETLSVQDMPRSASSLSVRTDASGAAEHPSSDSFYDSDGDGGSDLTTLERPGKNAPQQEEEIEERQRHDSAEVDALLEQEKQRIEQLTAGWEDPMSVDWENEEKDDQDMTHETPEMPSNQPIYKCTALYSYTAQNPDELSIVESEQLDVVGEGDGDGWLRARNYRGEEGFVPQNYLDVEREPETTTGLTSQGPGLVQQISFSSVDYTIDDHDAVDPDANLQSAASEAIIQNHVGEMEQYCIALYDYDATCEEELSFLEGDIVKVLKKEPHDVDDGWWEGELRGQQGLFPSLVVEPCGADGCPLTPQENITPPSSAPPVFTPPEAPEEFLLADELAQMGESQEEKSMVNGDSGFKINLSQDQKEHYGAQFEEDETPGIVVEISDESGDKTEKPEDPKSGKDFKSTSQKDDYGLGVAQIVITAATPMEEIEHPFPGAEETPEDSVKSAEASEVDPEASSAASDPNESECKEEEEPTVILDEKEGEEAEEKSTIDELPTDSAPFPISSSSGSEAESTSGPSTNENSQSRGTVVEVTEEVSEVMEEDEIAPGKMLVGGRASIPDELQPDQLEKLQTLKESNA, encoded by the exons ATGCAACCACCGCCGAGAAAA GGAAACTACGcgaaatttcttaaaaatgtgCACACGGAGCAGGCGGCAAAATTGCAGGCGAAAAATCAGCATGAGTGCGATCTTCTGGAAGACATACG taattttacgataaaaaagtCTGCCATTGAAAAATCCTACTCTGAG GCGTTACTCAAAATATCGTCTGCGTACTTAAATAAGAAGATACCGAATATACCAGATCTCAAATTCGATGGAGCAGAAGAGAAATG GAACATGTGGAACGTGTGGCGAACCGTGCTGGAGGAGAACGAGAAgctggcgcgcgcgcgcctcgcCGCTGTCGAGATCTTCCAGCAGCAAATCGCCGATGACGCCAAGATCCTCAGAATGCACAAATTACAAATCTCTAAGAAG GCAATCGACCAATTATTGATAGTACAAAAAGAGCTCCAAACTTGCGTACAGGATGTCGACAAGACGAAGAAATTGTACTTTGACGAAGAACATAGCGCACACGATGTGCGTGATAAAGCAAAAGACATTGAAGAAAA actgaagaaaaagaagggtTCCTTCTTCCAATCAATAACGTCTTTGCAGAAAAATAGCGCCAAG GTGAGCTCGAAGCGAGACGCTTTGGAGGAGAAATCAACTGGTGCTCGCAATGATTACCTATTGAGCCTCGCCGCCGCCAATGCCCATCAGAACCGATATTTTGTAGTCGATTTACAGAGCACCATGCAG TATTTGGAGCAAGGAGTTTACGACAAAGTAGCGGAGTACTTAACACTGATGGGACGCACGGAGCTGCTCACTTGTCTAGCCACACAGAACAGCTTCGGCAAGATTCGCGATCAAGCTCAGCAG CTTACTAGGGAGTACAATATCCAATGTTGCTGTTTATACTATCCTGTTTTGAAGCAACATATTCAATACGACTTTGAGCGTTGCGATAACGATCCAGTAGATAG GGTAACTGCCGATCATTCAGCGGCGACGACATTGGGCAAAGAAGCGCGTCGCTGGTCGACAAAAATTGCCCGTGAGGTCAGCAACATTCGTGAAAATAACCGGAAACTTCAAATGTTATACCAACTCAAAGAGTCTGGTCAGAAG actGATCCGAACGATCCTAATGGTCCAGATTTAGATACTAAGATCGATGAATTGAAGCACGCCGTTCGACGAGCAGAG ACAGCAAAACTCAAGGCGGAAGCAAGGCTAGAATGTCTTCGACTCGGTGGAg TGAACGTAGACGAATTCTTACAAGAGGCTGAAACACTAAGCGTTCAGGACATGCCGCGTTCGGCCAGTTCTCTCTCTGTTAGGACAGATGCATCTGGTGCAGCG GAACATCCATCATCGGACTCATTCTACGacagcgacggcgacggcggaaGCGACCTAACGACATTGGAGCGACCCGGAAAGAATGCGCCTCAACAGGAAGAGGAAATTGAAGAAAGACAGAGGCATGACAGTGCCGAAGTCGATG cATTGCTGGAGCAGGAGAAGCAACGGATAGAGCAGTTAACGGCAGGCTGGGAAGATCCTATGTCGGTTGATTGGGAGAACGAAGAGAAAGATGACCAGGACATGACGCACGAGACACCAGAGATGCCTTCTAACCAACCCATATACAAATGCACTGCTCTATACTCCTATACA gCGCAAAATCCCGATGAGCTTTCCATCGTGGAAAGCGAGCAGCTAGATGTGGTGGGTGAAGGCGATGGCGACGGATGGTTAAGAGCAAGAAATTACCGAGGAGAGGAAGGTTTCGTTCCTCAAAACTATCTCGATGTAGAAAGAGAACCCGAGACCACCACCGGTCTAACTTCGCAGGGTCCAGGTCTGGTCCAGCAGATCTCCTTCTCATCCGTTGATTACACGATTGACGATCATGACGCCGTCGACCCCGATGCCAATTTGCAAAGTGCCGCTTCGGAAGCCATAATACAAAACCACGTTGGAG aaatggAGCAATATTGCATCGCACTTTACGATTACGACGCGACATGCGAGGAGGAGCTGAGCTTTTTGGAAGGTGACATCGTTAAGGTGTTGAAAAAAGAACCACACGATGTAGACGACGGCTGGTGGGAAGGTGAGCTGAGAGGTCAGCAGGGTCTTTTCCCCTCTCTCGTCGTGGAACCTTGTGGTGCGGACGGATGTCCTTTGACCCCACAG gaaaATATAACACCACCGAGTTCCGCGCCGCCAGTCTTTACTCCACCAGAAGCACCGGAAGAATTTTTGCTAGCCGATGAGCTTGCTCAAATGGGAG AATCGCAAGAAGAGAAGTCAATGGTGAACGGGGATAGTGgatttaagataaatttgtcGCAAGACCAAAAGGAACACTACGGTGCACAGTTCGAGGAAGATGAAACGCCAGGTATAG TCGTGGAGATATCAGATGAATCAGGTGATAAG ACGGAAAAGCCCGAGGATCCTAAATCCGGTAAAGACTTCAAATCCACTAGCCAAAAAGACGATTACGGTCTTGGAGTGGCTCAGATAGTGATCACAGCCGCAACTCCGATGGAAGAGATCGAACATCCCTTCCCCGGGGCGGAGGAGACTCCGGAAGACTCGGTAAAGTCTGCAGAAGCCTCCGAAGTTGATCCTGAAGCTTCAAGTGCGGCCTCTGATCCAAATGAAAGCGAATgtaaagaggaagaagaaccGACCGTCATCTTGGACGAGAAGGAGGGAGAAGAAGCTGAAGAAAAGTCTACAATTGACGAACTTCCAACTGACTCGGCACCATTTCCAATCAGCAGCAGTTCTGGAAGCGAAGCGGAATCAACTTCCGGTCCCAGCACCAACGAAAATTCTCAATCGAGGGGAACGGTAGTAGAAGTGACGGAAGAAGTTTCAGAGGTCATGGAAGAGGACGAAATCGCGCCAGGGAAAATGCTGGTAGGAGGAAGAGCCAGCATCCCAGATGAGCTACAGCCGGATCAATTGGAAAAATTGCAAACGCTCAAGGAATCGAACGCCTAG
- the Vps16a gene encoding vacuolar protein sorting-associated protein 16 homolog has protein sequence MSAMLTADWFPLGRDVYFRKLELYPISFQYEISSNNLLVAAPYGGSIAVTRNPKKLVKVQGSNKPLILLYTSSGKPTAKLQWSSGQLISFGWSQQEELLCVQDDGMVLIYDMFGTYQHTFSMGNAAKDTKVIDAKFFTTSNSTGIAVLTSTNRIFLVNNVSEPKVRPITDMPRYPIDCWCMVHCDRETQVILSNREGIFVIHQSHPNTYSFSNLFSNKINNVIAIAVSTNNRHIALYSDTGHLYIGSIDFREKYCECYTNMKEPLANIAWCGTEAVVCSWNSTIMVVGRTADTIVYNYDGPVHLVTEIDGVRVLSSSSHEMIQKVPNVVQRIFRINSTDPASYLLEASKQFQKKSHKADSYIDLVKDKLDSAIKACIDGASHEFDFETQKILMRAAKFGKGFSKTIDSEYYVQMCRILRVLNAVRHPAVGIPLTYTQFNILTNQVLLDRLVARRHYYLSIQVARHLQLPEIDGESRILAHWACYKVKQTQLDKEQIAEEIADKLGYAPGVSYSEIAKRAADCGRKQLAIKLIDYEPRARQQVPLLLTLGEERAALHKAVESGNTDLVYTVILHLRENMTLGDFQMSIMHCPLAMALYIKYCQSHNRETLRDIYNQYDDFHSQAVWFITESYQRKNTMSRDALLQSAQENFRLARNDTNTSLTEEQIKLLKYQRSLEDTLHESVVGKPLHDTVKILLLRNELKLADKLRSEYKIPDRRYWWLRIQCLAEQGLWNDLEKFSKSKKSPIGYEPFIDECLKYNEKLEARKYLAKVKDDLKVKYLVKLNLLSEAAQTAYEQKDASALTFVLAQCGSSDRQFVDKINMLLASLKN, from the exons ATGTCGGCGATGTTGACTGCCGATTGGTTTCCCCTGGGACGAGACGTATACTTTCG CAAACTCGAGCTGTACCCGATATCCTTCCAGTACGAGATTTCCAGCAACAATTTGTTAGTGGCAGCTCCATACGGGGGCTCCATCGCTGTAACGAGAAACCCGAAGAAACTCGTCAAAGTCCAAGGATCTAACAAGCCTTTAATATTGCTGTACACATCGTCAGGAAAACCGACAGCCAAGCTGCAA TGGAGCAGTGGACAACTGATATCGTTCGGCTGGTCCCAGCAAGAAGAATTGTTGTGTGTGCAAGATGATGGCATGGTTCTCATATACGACATGTTCGGAACTTATCAGCATACCTTTAGCATGGGAAAT GCAGCCAAAGATACTAAAGTTATCGATGCAAAGTTCTTCACGACATCTAATAGTACTGGGATAGCCGTTTTGACGTCTACCAATCGTATATTTCTAGTGAACAATGTGTCTGAACCTAAAGTCCGACCAATCACTGATATGccaa GATATCCAATTGATTGTTGGTGCATGGTACATTGCGACAGGGAGACACAAGTAATTTTGTCAAATAGAGAAGGAATATTTGTAATTCATCAGTCCCATCCAAACACTTATTCATTT AGCAATCTCTTCAGTAATAAGATCAATAATGTGATAGCGATAGCTGTGTCTACCAATAATCGACACATTGCGCTTTATTCCGATACTGGACACTTGTACATTGGTTCGATAGACTTTAGAGAGAAGTATTGTGAATGTTATACGAATATGAAGGAACCTCTTGCAAATATAGCTTG GTGTGGTACGGAAGCCGTAGTGTGCAGCTGGAACAGTACGATAATGGTGGTGGGACGTACAGCTGATACTATAGTATACAATTACGATGGTCCAGTACACTTGGTCACAGAGATTGACGGAGTACGTGTGTTGTCAAGTAGTTCGCACGAAATGATACAGAAAGTACCAAACGTCGTCCAAAGAATATTTAGAATCAACTCGACGGATCCTGCTTCCTATCTCCTAGAAGCTTCTAAGCAGTTTCAGAAGAAAAGCCACAAGGCCGACAGTTATATAGATTTAGTGAAGGATAAGCTGGACTCGGCGATAAAAGCGTGTATTGACGGTGCGAGTCACGAATTTGATTTCGAAACGCAAAAGATTCTGATGAGA GCTGCCAAGTTTGGAAAAGGATTCAGCAAAACGATAGATTCAGAATATTACGTTCAAATGTGCAGGATTTTGAGAGTCTTGAATGCAGTGAGACATCCTGCTGTGGGGATTCCGTTAACATATACGCA ATTTAATATTCTCACAAATCAAGTGCTATTAGATCGGCTGGTAGCACGaagacattattatttaagtataCAAGTAGCGCGTCACTTGCAATTACCCGAGATTGATGGAGAAAGTAGAATATTAGCACATTGGGCTTGCTACAAA GTGAAACAAACGCAGTTAGATAAGGAACAAATAGCAGAGGAGATCGCTGATAAATTAGGATACGCTCCTGGTGTTTCATATagcgaaatcgcgaaaagagcGGCGGATTGCGGACGAAAGCAATTGGCcataaaa TTAATCGACTACGAACCGCGTGCACGTCAACAAGTACCCTTGCTGTTGACACTTGGCGAGGAGCGTGCTGCTCTGCATAAGGCAGTCGAAAGCGGCAATACGGATTTAGTCTATACTGTCATTCTTCATCTCAGGGAAAATATGACTCTCGGAGATTTTCAA ATGTCCATAATGCATTGTCCTCTGGCAATGgcattgtatattaaatattgtcaGAGCCATAATAGAGAGACATTGCGTGATATTTACAATCAGTACGACGATTTCCATTCGCAAGCGGTGTGGTTTATCACCGAGAGTTATCAACGAAAG AACACGATGTCGAGAGATGCATTACTGCAGTCTGCTCAGGAAAATTTCAGATTAGCCCGTAATGATACTAATACGTCATTAACAGAAGAACAGATAAAACTGTTGAAGTATCAGAGATCTTTAGAGGACACGCTACACGAATCGGTAGTAGGAAAGCCTCTGCACgatactgtaaaaatattattattgcgtAACGAATTGAAATTAGCGGATAAATTACGATCAGAGTATAAAATACCAGATCGGAG ATATTGGTGGTTAAGAATACAATGCCTAGCGGAACAAGGCTTATGGAATGATTTGGAAAAGTTCTCCAAAAGTAAAAAGTCTCCCATTGGCTACGAg CCGTTTATAGATGAATGCCTGAagtataacgaaaaattagaagcaaGGAAATACTTAGCCAAAGTTAAAGATgatcttaaagtaaaatatctaGTGAAGTTAAA TTTGCTTAGCGAAGCGGCGCAAACAGCGTACGAACAAAAGGATGCTTCGGCTCTCACATTTGTGTTGGCACAATGCGGATCGTCAGACAGACAATTCGTGGACAAGATCAATATGTTACTAGCTAGTCTTAAAAattaa
- the LOC139821103 gene encoding protein nervous wreck isoform X2, which produces MQPPPRKGNYAKFLKNVHTEQAAKLQAKNQHECDLLEDIRNFTIKKSAIEKSYSEALLKISSAYLNKKIPNIPDLKFDGAEEKWNMWNVWRTVLEENEKLARARLAAVEIFQQQIADDAKILRMHKLQISKKAIDQLLIVQKELQTCVQDVDKTKKLYFDEEHSAHDVRDKAKDIEEKLKKKKGSFFQSITSLQKNSAKVSSKRDALEEKSTGARNDYLLSLAAANAHQNRYFVVDLQSTMQYLEQGVYDKVAEYLTLMGRTELLTCLATQNSFGKIRDQAQQLTREYNIQCCCLYYPVLKQHIQYDFERCDNDPVDRVTADHSAATTLGKEARRWSTKIAREVSNIRENNRKLQMLYQLKESGQKTDPNDPNGPDLDTKIDELKHAVRRAETAKLKAEARLECLRLGGVNVDEFLQEAETLSVQDMPRSASSLSVRTDASGAAEHPSSDSFYDSDGDGGSDLTTLERPGKNAPQQEEEIEERQRHDSAEVDALLEQEKQRIEQLTAGWEDPMSVDWENEEKDDQDMTHETPEMPSNQPIYKCTALYSYTAQNPDELSIVESEQLDVVGEGDGDGWLRARNYRGEEGFVPQNYLDVEREPETTTGLTSQGPGLVQQISFSSVDYTIDDHDAVDPDANLQSAASEAIIQNHVGEMEQYCIALYDYDATCEEELSFLEGDIVKVLKKEPHDVDDGWWEGELRGQQGLFPSLVVEPCGADGCPLTPQENITPPSSAPPVFTPPEAPEEFLLADELAQMGESQEEKSMVNGDSGFKINLSQDQKEHYGAQFEEDETPGIDGKARGS; this is translated from the exons ATGCAACCACCGCCGAGAAAA GGAAACTACGcgaaatttcttaaaaatgtgCACACGGAGCAGGCGGCAAAATTGCAGGCGAAAAATCAGCATGAGTGCGATCTTCTGGAAGACATACG taattttacgataaaaaagtCTGCCATTGAAAAATCCTACTCTGAG GCGTTACTCAAAATATCGTCTGCGTACTTAAATAAGAAGATACCGAATATACCAGATCTCAAATTCGATGGAGCAGAAGAGAAATG GAACATGTGGAACGTGTGGCGAACCGTGCTGGAGGAGAACGAGAAgctggcgcgcgcgcgcctcgcCGCTGTCGAGATCTTCCAGCAGCAAATCGCCGATGACGCCAAGATCCTCAGAATGCACAAATTACAAATCTCTAAGAAG GCAATCGACCAATTATTGATAGTACAAAAAGAGCTCCAAACTTGCGTACAGGATGTCGACAAGACGAAGAAATTGTACTTTGACGAAGAACATAGCGCACACGATGTGCGTGATAAAGCAAAAGACATTGAAGAAAA actgaagaaaaagaagggtTCCTTCTTCCAATCAATAACGTCTTTGCAGAAAAATAGCGCCAAG GTGAGCTCGAAGCGAGACGCTTTGGAGGAGAAATCAACTGGTGCTCGCAATGATTACCTATTGAGCCTCGCCGCCGCCAATGCCCATCAGAACCGATATTTTGTAGTCGATTTACAGAGCACCATGCAG TATTTGGAGCAAGGAGTTTACGACAAAGTAGCGGAGTACTTAACACTGATGGGACGCACGGAGCTGCTCACTTGTCTAGCCACACAGAACAGCTTCGGCAAGATTCGCGATCAAGCTCAGCAG CTTACTAGGGAGTACAATATCCAATGTTGCTGTTTATACTATCCTGTTTTGAAGCAACATATTCAATACGACTTTGAGCGTTGCGATAACGATCCAGTAGATAG GGTAACTGCCGATCATTCAGCGGCGACGACATTGGGCAAAGAAGCGCGTCGCTGGTCGACAAAAATTGCCCGTGAGGTCAGCAACATTCGTGAAAATAACCGGAAACTTCAAATGTTATACCAACTCAAAGAGTCTGGTCAGAAG actGATCCGAACGATCCTAATGGTCCAGATTTAGATACTAAGATCGATGAATTGAAGCACGCCGTTCGACGAGCAGAG ACAGCAAAACTCAAGGCGGAAGCAAGGCTAGAATGTCTTCGACTCGGTGGAg TGAACGTAGACGAATTCTTACAAGAGGCTGAAACACTAAGCGTTCAGGACATGCCGCGTTCGGCCAGTTCTCTCTCTGTTAGGACAGATGCATCTGGTGCAGCG GAACATCCATCATCGGACTCATTCTACGacagcgacggcgacggcggaaGCGACCTAACGACATTGGAGCGACCCGGAAAGAATGCGCCTCAACAGGAAGAGGAAATTGAAGAAAGACAGAGGCATGACAGTGCCGAAGTCGATG cATTGCTGGAGCAGGAGAAGCAACGGATAGAGCAGTTAACGGCAGGCTGGGAAGATCCTATGTCGGTTGATTGGGAGAACGAAGAGAAAGATGACCAGGACATGACGCACGAGACACCAGAGATGCCTTCTAACCAACCCATATACAAATGCACTGCTCTATACTCCTATACA gCGCAAAATCCCGATGAGCTTTCCATCGTGGAAAGCGAGCAGCTAGATGTGGTGGGTGAAGGCGATGGCGACGGATGGTTAAGAGCAAGAAATTACCGAGGAGAGGAAGGTTTCGTTCCTCAAAACTATCTCGATGTAGAAAGAGAACCCGAGACCACCACCGGTCTAACTTCGCAGGGTCCAGGTCTGGTCCAGCAGATCTCCTTCTCATCCGTTGATTACACGATTGACGATCATGACGCCGTCGACCCCGATGCCAATTTGCAAAGTGCCGCTTCGGAAGCCATAATACAAAACCACGTTGGAG aaatggAGCAATATTGCATCGCACTTTACGATTACGACGCGACATGCGAGGAGGAGCTGAGCTTTTTGGAAGGTGACATCGTTAAGGTGTTGAAAAAAGAACCACACGATGTAGACGACGGCTGGTGGGAAGGTGAGCTGAGAGGTCAGCAGGGTCTTTTCCCCTCTCTCGTCGTGGAACCTTGTGGTGCGGACGGATGTCCTTTGACCCCACAG gaaaATATAACACCACCGAGTTCCGCGCCGCCAGTCTTTACTCCACCAGAAGCACCGGAAGAATTTTTGCTAGCCGATGAGCTTGCTCAAATGGGAG AATCGCAAGAAGAGAAGTCAATGGTGAACGGGGATAGTGgatttaagataaatttgtcGCAAGACCAAAAGGAACACTACGGTGCACAGTTCGAGGAAGATGAAACGCCAGGTATAG ACGGAAAAGCCCGAGGATCCTAA